Proteins from one Juglans microcarpa x Juglans regia isolate MS1-56 chromosome 6S, Jm3101_v1.0, whole genome shotgun sequence genomic window:
- the LOC121236693 gene encoding TIR-only protein-like, with protein MQYRSSVQLARRVIKPCDVFINHRGIDTKRTIATLLYDYLSRLNLRPFLDNKNMKPGDKLFEKIDTAIHGCKIGVALFSPNYCKSYFCLHELALFMESKKKVIPIFCDIKPSQLHVPRNGVCAEKELRRFSWALEEAKHTVGLTFDSFKGNFADVVTSTSEIVIKSLIELENDEQIIMKRRRKSPLISS; from the exons ATGCAATATCGTTCATCAGTCCAGTTGGCCAGGCGTGTTATTAAACCCTGCGATGTGTTTATTAATCATAGAGGGATTGACACAAAGCGAACAATAGCCACGTTGTTGTACGATTATCTGTCTCGGCTCAATCTACGTCCCTTCTTAGACAACAAGAACATGAAGCCTGGAGAcaaattgtttgaaaaaattgatactGCAATACATGGCTGTAAGATTGGTGTTGCTCTCTTCTCGCCTAACTACTGCAAGTCGTATTTCTGTCTGCACGAACTGGCTCTTTTCATGGAGTCCAAGAAGAAGGTCATCCCTATCTTTTGCGACATTAAGCCGTCTCAGCTGCATGTTCCACGTAATGGAGTTTGTGCGGAGAAGGAGCTCCGGAGGTTTAGCTGGGCTCTCGAAGAGGCCAAGCACACCGTCGGGCTTACGTTCGACTCCTTCAAAGG GAACTTCGCAGATGTTGTAACAAGCACCTCGGAAATTGTGATCAAGAGCTTGATAGAGCTTGAGAATGATGAGCAGATCATCATGAAGCGTCGACGGAAATCTCCCCTGATCTCTTCataa